ATAAATTATTCCTCCTTAAATTTTATTTAATAAATTATATATTTCATTCTCATCAGAAGATTCAGATATTTCTTCTACAAAACCTTCTTTTTCTAAAAGATCTGCTATTTTTGATAGGTTTTGTAAATGCCCTTCACTTTCCTTCGACGCAAAAGAAAATACGAGCTTAACAGGATCATTTTTTTTATTTCCAAATTCTACAGGTTTTTTTAATGTTATAAGGCTTATATCAGACTTATATACTATTTTATTATCGGGTTTTGAATGGGCTATTGCTATTCCTGGTGCAATAACTATATATGGACCTAATTTTTTAACAGAATCAATCATATTTTCAACATATTTTTTACTTATACTCTTACTCTTAACCAATAAGTCTCCAGATACTCTAATCGCATCTTCCCAATTAGATACGTCTACATTAACCTTTATATTTTCTTTTTTTATTAATTCTTTCAATTGATATCCTCCCTCTATAAAATACGCTTAAGTGAATATTTCATGATAATTCATAGAAATTAAAAAAAACAAAAAAATATAAAAGATAATAAATAATGAAAGAAATTTTATTTATTAAAAAATTAATAAACATAAAATATGGTAGTAGTTA
This genomic stretch from Oceanotoga teriensis harbors:
- a CDS encoding PTS sugar transporter subunit IIA encodes the protein MKELIKKENIKVNVDVSNWEDAIRVSGDLLVKSKSISKKYVENMIDSVKKLGPYIVIAPGIAIAHSKPDNKIVYKSDISLITLKKPVEFGNKKNDPVKLVFSFASKESEGHLQNLSKIADLLEKEGFVEEISESSDENEIYNLLNKI